One Archocentrus centrarchus isolate MPI-CPG fArcCen1 chromosome 10, fArcCen1, whole genome shotgun sequence genomic region harbors:
- the polr1d gene encoding DNA-directed RNA polymerases I and III subunit RPAC2 isoform X2, with protein sequence MAGEGEKKPAIEMVQADGADEGCVTFVLHDEDHTLGNSLRYMIMKNVDVEFCGYTITHPSESKINFRIQTRGGIPATEPLRRGLSELSDVCQHVLNTFQARVNEFKERQEQPME encoded by the exons ATGGCCGGGGAAGGAGAAAAGAAACCAGCAATAGAAATG gtCCAGGCTGACGGGGCCGACGAGGGCTGTGTGACTTTCGTGCTGCATGACGAGGACCACACATTAGGCAACTCCCTCAGATACATGATCATGAAGAA TGTGGACGTGGAGTTCTGCGGCTACACCATCACCCATCCGTCCGAGAGCAAGATCAACTTTCGCATTCAGACTCGAG GGGGAATTCCAGCCACAGAGCCGCTGAGGAGAGGCTTGAGTGAACTCAGCGATGTTTGTCAACATGTTCTTAACACATTTCAG GCGAGAGTTAACGAGTTCAAAGAGAGACAGGAGCAGCCCATGGAATGA